One stretch of Candida orthopsilosis Co 90-125, chromosome 3 draft sequence DNA includes these proteins:
- a CDS encoding Mit1 protein (involved in sphingolipid biosynthesis), which yields MRKELKYIIYAHVILVIYLLYLSFDLLTLLHDDTFADALIDYELNSQKLDKPALIPKIIHQTYKNENIPEIWKPGQQACIDLHEDYQYILWTDEMAREFISEEFPWFLETWDNYPYNIQRADAIRYFALYHYGGIYIDLDDGCERRLDPLLTVPAFVRKTIPTGISNDVMGSVPNHPFFLKAMESLHKYQRNWLVPYITIMISTGPLFLSVIWKQYKRWGIPEAGKVRVLMPQNYKGYQYSFFAIAPGSSWHMSDANFIKSLANHLVLAVIGGFCIALAILAVEYLFYSFIISSFFKKCTAKVGNFILGGVTGVLRFFNLDKFVDSHFKGYSFLSTSPIGNDDEESQLSEVKPKKGISLKNFIKNSNIKRRTRKDSNIPIEIDILEKLADDPTTIVITNDPVQASVAKCVNNRNNNNTRTTSSIRTTTTTDKNKLEVVETLQKINSSEESEFDNEEDSGNDSTFVNEFETDAEYLQAYSDLNTDAEADIDTDDSNEYTSNRKKDHSQKSRGDVFNGNDDIV from the coding sequence ATGAGAAAAGAGTTGAAATACATCATCTACGCACATGTCATTCTTGTAATATACCTTCTATATCTATCATTTGATTTACTCACACTATTACATGATGATACTTTTGCTGATGCATTAATCGATTATGAGTTAAATTCCcaaaaattggataaaCCGGCATTAATACCGAAGATTATTCATCAAACTtataaaaatgaaaatatacCTGAAATTTGGAAACCGGGTCAACAAGCATGTATCGATTTACATGAAGATTATCAATATATCTTGTGGACTGATGAAATGGCACGAGAGTTTATTAGTGAAGAATTTCCTTGGTTTTTGGAAACTTGGGATAACTATCCATACAATATTCAAAGAGCTGATGCTATAAGATATTTTGCATTATATCATTATGGAGGTATTtatattgatttggatgatggATGTGAACGTCGTTTGGATCCATTATTGACAGTACCAGCCTTTGTCAGGAAAACGATACCAACTGGTATTTCCAACGATGTGATGGGAAGTGTGCCTAATCATCCATTTTTCCTCAAGGCAATGGAATCGTTACATAAATATCAACGTAATTGGTTAGTTCCATACATTACCATTATGATATCAACAGGACCACTATTTTTATCAGTcatttggaaacaatatAAACGTTGGGGTATACCTGAAGCTGGTAAGGTACGGGTATTGATGCCTCAAAATTACAAGGGTTATCAATATTCGTTTTTCGCCATTGCCCCTGGTTCCTCGTGGCACATGAGTGATGccaatttcatcaagaGTTTAGCCAACCATTTAGTATTGGCAGTTATTGGTGGGTTCTGTATTGCCCTTGCAATTTTAGCAGTGGAATATCTTTTCTATTCATTCATTATTTCTAGTTTCTTTAAAAAGTGTACTGCCAAGGTGGGAAATTTCATTCTTGGTGGGGTTACAGGAGTTTTAcgttttttcaatttggataaatttgttgattctcATTTTAAGGGATATAGCTTTTTATCCACTTCACCGATTggtaatgatgatgaagaatctCAATTGAGTGAGGTCAAACCTAAAAAGGGGAtcagtttgaaaaattttatcaaaaactCCAACATAAAACGTCGTACAAGAAAAGATTCCAATattccaattgaaattgatataCTTGAGAAATTGGCTGATGacccaacaacaattgttaTCACTAATGATCCAGTACAAGCTTCGGTAGCGAAATGTGTCAACAACaggaacaacaacaacaccagAACAACATCCTCAATAAGAACAACCACAACTACagataaaaataaattggaggttgttgaaactttgcaaaaaatcaattcctCCGAGGAGagtgaatttgataatgaagaagatcTGGGTAATGATTCAACTTTCGTTAATGAATTCGAAACTGATGCTGAATATTTACAAGCATATTCTGATTTAAACACCGATGCTGAAGCTGATATTGATACtgatgattcaaatgaatATACAAGTAATAGAAAAAAAGATCACCTGCAAAAGAGTCGAGGTGATGTATTTAATGGtaatgatgatattgtataa
- a CDS encoding Tum1 protein (S. cerevisiae homolog TUM1 has role tRNA wobble position uridine thiolation and localizes to mitochondrion) yields the protein MSSPPKFISIIKPSTFRTLQKATTTSSSPYRTIPVDATWFMPNNSRNAYAEFQKDTHLPPTAKFFDVDKWSRDSPYPHMLPTQSIMNEAFSELGIHPSDNLVVFDRVGNFSAPRVAFTLKLAGHGKIYLLDNYPNYLKFDFPKEEKGGQDVKLALDGKDNGDVDVAGEVNEVHSPHPYEEIYDREVIEYEELVTHIENNDITNYLILDARSPERFTGAAPEPRPGLSSGHIPTAKNLPFTKLLNADANNEYKTRSEIESVLTNELGIDLEKLGQNEYYPDGVIVMCGTGVTACILKLALENIVKVKVPVKLYDGSWTEWAMRAPDKYIVKDV from the coding sequence ATGTCATCCCCACCCAAGTTTATCTCCATAATCAAACCATCAACATTCCGAACCTTACAAAAAGCAACTACTACAAGTTCCTCCCCATACCGAACAATCCCCGTCGATGCCACCTGGTTCATGCCCAATAACTCACGCAATGCCTATGCTGAATTCCAAAAGGATACCCACTTGCCACCCACAGCCAAGTTTTTTGACGTAGATAAATGGAGTAGAGACTCCCCCTACCCACACATGTTACCAACTCAACTGATTATGAATGAAGCATTTCTGGAATTGGGTATTCATCCACTGGATAATTTAGTTGTGTTTGATCGTGTGGGAAATTTCTCGGCTCCTAGAGTTGCATTTACTTTGAAGTTGGCTGGGCATGGTaaaatttatttgttgGATAACTATCCcaattatttgaaatttgatttcccaaaagaagaaaaaggaGGGCAAGATGTTAAGCTTGCTTTGGATGGAAAAGATAatggtgatgttgatgtCGCTGGAGAAGTGAATGAAGTCCATCTGCCTCATCCGTATGAAGAGATATATGATCGAGAAGTAATCGAATACGAAGAATTAGTAACTCacattgaaaacaatgatATTACAAACTACTTGATTCTTGACGCTAGATCACCAGAAAGATTCACTGGTGCTGCGCCTGAACCACGGCCGGGTTTAAGTTCAGGTCATATCCCCACTGCTAAGAACTTGCCGTTTACAAAGTTACTCAATGCTGATGCAAATAATGAATACAAGACCCGATCTGAAATAGAATCCGTATTAACTAATGAATTGggaattgatttggaaaagttggGTCAAAATGAGTATTACCCAGATGGAGTAATTGTCATGTGTGGAACTGGGGTTACTGCATGTATATTGAAATTAGCATTGGAAAATATTGTTAAGGTAAAAGTACCAGTTAAATTATATGATGGATCATGGACTGAGTGGGCAATGAGAGCACCTGATAAATATATAGTCAAAGATGTATGA